A genomic window from Sanguibacter antarcticus includes:
- a CDS encoding DUF192 domain-containing protein — protein MRTAPLAVDGRPVATTVVADTYLARLRGMLGRTPLPEAMFLVPCASVHGVGMRTSLDVAFVAPDGEVLGTGVLRPYAFLGAPRGTRAVLEAPTGSFARWGLTTGARLARPDTSPLHA, from the coding sequence GTGCGCACCGCCCCGCTCGCCGTCGACGGTCGGCCTGTCGCCACCACCGTCGTCGCCGACACCTACCTCGCCCGCCTGCGCGGCATGCTCGGGCGCACCCCGCTGCCCGAGGCCATGTTCCTGGTCCCCTGTGCGTCCGTGCACGGGGTCGGGATGCGCACCTCGCTCGACGTCGCCTTCGTCGCACCCGACGGCGAGGTCCTCGGGACGGGTGTCCTGCGCCCCTATGCCTTCCTCGGTGCCCCGCGCGGCACGCGTGCCGTCCTCGAGGCCCCGACCGGGTCGTTCGCCCGGTGGGGGCTGACCACCGGCGCGCGCCTCGCCCGCCCCGACACCTCCCCTCTCCACGCATGA
- a CDS encoding type II secretion system F family protein, with product MNGPAIAFAAALLVVVAAIAVHQLTTTGLEHVEAPSSGGPAGEGRPERSHGMLDLLGARLVGPLTKALGARRMTELDAAIRRAGRPDGITPTVFVRRQAGFVVLGAVCLAALWYLGSLFMGVMLAALLCAWMPLWLWGVGVRRQHAIDAELPDFLDVLGVTVRAGLGFRASLGRVCEFSDGPLAQEIRAALHEMSLGVPRRRVFEDLRDRTRSEAFGNFVAALLQAEELGVPMSDALTDIAADVRRDHAQKVRQQAAKAGPKVSLAVTVTIVPGALVLLVSAVLLGNASLFDGLL from the coding sequence GTGAACGGCCCGGCCATCGCCTTCGCGGCCGCGCTCCTCGTCGTGGTCGCCGCCATCGCGGTGCACCAGCTCACGACGACAGGGCTCGAGCACGTGGAGGCGCCCTCGAGCGGGGGACCGGCCGGCGAGGGGCGTCCGGAGCGGTCGCACGGGATGCTCGACCTGCTCGGTGCACGCCTCGTCGGCCCGCTGACGAAGGCGCTCGGGGCGCGCCGGATGACCGAGCTCGACGCGGCGATCCGGCGGGCCGGCCGACCAGACGGGATCACCCCGACGGTGTTCGTCCGTCGTCAGGCAGGGTTCGTCGTGCTCGGTGCCGTGTGTCTCGCGGCGCTGTGGTACCTGGGGTCGCTGTTCATGGGCGTGATGCTCGCCGCTCTGCTGTGCGCGTGGATGCCGCTGTGGCTGTGGGGTGTCGGGGTGCGGCGTCAGCACGCGATCGACGCCGAGCTGCCGGACTTCCTCGACGTCCTCGGCGTGACGGTCCGTGCTGGCCTCGGCTTCCGGGCCTCGCTGGGGCGCGTGTGCGAGTTCTCCGACGGGCCGCTCGCCCAGGAGATCCGGGCGGCGCTGCACGAGATGTCGCTCGGGGTGCCGCGTCGGCGGGTCTTCGAGGACCTGCGAGACCGGACCCGTTCGGAGGCGTTCGGCAACTTCGTCGCCGCGCTGCTGCAGGCCGAGGAGCTCGGTGTGCCGATGTCCGACGCGCTCACGGACATCGCGGCGGACGTGCGCCGCGACCACGCGCAGAAGGTCCGCCAGCAGGCGGCCAAGGCCGGCCCCAAGGTGTCGCTCGCCGTGACGGTGACGATCGTGCCCGGCGCGCTCGTCCTGCTCGTCTCGGCCGTGCTGCTCGGCAACGCCAGCCTGTTCGACGGCCTGCTCTGA
- a CDS encoding LuxR C-terminal-related transcriptional regulator — protein sequence MGSEHTQERPISVLVVDDNAIIRLGVRAALENSEEIASVLDTPNLAEAVEIVRRGETDAVLLDVRLAGSNGLDALPDLVEHASVLMLTHTDDPGSLGTAMARGASGYVVHGALGPRGIVAALRTCVAGGTVFAGLPVPWTPPEPRTVTPRATGTEGVTQQTEESRTARRTEGRGTPRRLTGREREVIEAIAQGLTNREIARRLFVTEKTVKNYVNNVFGKLGVSSRGEAIVCWLATRDSAA from the coding sequence ATGGGTAGCGAACACACGCAGGAGAGGCCGATCTCGGTCCTCGTGGTCGACGACAACGCGATCATCCGGCTCGGGGTGCGGGCGGCGCTGGAGAACAGCGAGGAGATCGCGTCCGTGCTGGACACCCCGAACCTCGCCGAGGCCGTCGAGATCGTCCGGCGCGGCGAGACCGACGCCGTGCTCCTCGACGTCCGCCTCGCCGGCAGCAACGGGCTCGACGCGCTGCCAGACCTCGTCGAGCACGCGAGCGTCCTCATGCTCACGCACACCGACGACCCCGGATCGCTGGGGACCGCGATGGCGCGAGGAGCGAGCGGGTACGTCGTGCACGGCGCGCTGGGGCCGCGTGGCATCGTCGCCGCGCTGCGCACGTGCGTGGCGGGCGGGACCGTCTTCGCCGGCCTGCCGGTCCCGTGGACGCCACCCGAGCCCCGGACCGTGACCCCGAGGGCCACCGGCACCGAGGGCGTGACGCAGCAGACGGAGGAGAGCAGGACAGCGCGCAGGACGGAGGGCCGCGGTACGCCCCGACGCCTCACCGGTCGTGAGCGCGAAGTCATCGAGGCCATCGCGCAAGGACTGACGAACCGGGAGATCGCCCGGCGGCTGTTCGTCACGGAGAAGACGGTGAAGAACTACGTGAACAACGTCTTCGGCAAGCTCGGGGTGTCCTCGCGCGGCGAGGCGATCGTCTGCTGGCTCGCGACCCGGGACAGCGCCGCGTGA
- a CDS encoding prepilin peptidase, with the protein MTTRVWRRPPHHVAEDAWREVTVHPVACALFAAAALTAVAARALLGAIEVLPPLSPGRLAALLVVLLPTALAAGVDARTHRLPDVLVLPVYPMLAAVLLVTALVDADGGPAGRVVLAGLVAAAATALLHLVTPAGLGFGDVKLVPPLAALCAWDGWLGPMVWLVASWTSAGVAALVLLVTRQVSRGSSIPLGPHLVVGALVAVVLAPV; encoded by the coding sequence ATGACGACGCGCGTGTGGCGCCGCCCGCCCCACCACGTCGCGGAGGACGCGTGGCGCGAGGTCACCGTCCACCCGGTCGCGTGCGCGCTGTTCGCCGCCGCTGCGCTCACCGCGGTCGCGGCACGCGCGCTCCTCGGTGCGATCGAGGTCCTGCCTCCGCTCTCCCCCGGCAGGCTGGCCGCACTGCTGGTCGTCCTCCTGCCCACCGCGCTGGCCGCCGGGGTCGACGCGCGCACGCACCGTCTGCCCGACGTGCTCGTCCTGCCCGTCTACCCGATGCTCGCGGCCGTGCTCCTCGTCACCGCGCTCGTCGACGCCGACGGTGGGCCCGCGGGCCGGGTCGTGCTCGCGGGGCTCGTCGCAGCTGCGGCGACTGCGCTGCTCCACCTCGTGACCCCGGCCGGGCTCGGGTTCGGCGACGTCAAGCTCGTCCCCCCGCTCGCAGCGCTGTGCGCGTGGGACGGCTGGCTCGGACCGATGGTCTGGCTCGTCGCGTCGTGGACGTCGGCCGGGGTCGCGGCGCTCGTCCTCCTCGTGACACGGCAGGTCAGCCGTGGGTCGTCGATCCCGCTCGGGCCGCACCTCGTCGTCGGCGCGCTCGTCGCCGTGGTCCTCGCCCCGGTCTGA
- a CDS encoding type II secretion system F family protein: MTPGEVLVITAITGVLAVVTVGYRHATAERNGALVDAVGPSAVVSRDRLRWLDARFGRTTPGRRLAALLAGAGYPTWSPSGVVLAVGAVTVVGSVGAVPLLGRVGGVVVGLALVASAARWLDRRREQRIERIIAQLPEIARLLANATQAGLGLPRALGLAAQEIQEPASSELAQVCAELGVGHGVDGALAHLRERLPSREIAVLSQTLVVQNRAGGALVKALTTISGTLDERRQLRREIKTATVGATFSGYAVIVLALAAVVMVNVLSPGALDAMIGTPLGQLALGVSGALFAVGYVMVRRLSKVAL; this comes from the coding sequence ATGACGCCAGGGGAGGTGCTCGTCATCACCGCGATCACCGGTGTCCTCGCGGTCGTGACGGTCGGCTACCGGCACGCGACCGCCGAGCGCAACGGGGCCCTGGTCGACGCCGTCGGGCCGTCTGCGGTCGTCAGCCGCGACCGGCTCCGGTGGTTGGACGCGCGGTTCGGTCGCACCACGCCCGGGCGGCGGCTGGCGGCGCTGCTGGCCGGAGCGGGCTACCCCACCTGGTCACCGTCCGGCGTCGTCCTCGCCGTCGGTGCTGTGACCGTCGTCGGGTCGGTCGGTGCGGTCCCGCTGCTGGGGCGGGTCGGCGGGGTCGTCGTGGGACTGGCGCTCGTCGCGAGCGCCGCGCGCTGGCTCGACCGCCGTCGCGAGCAGCGCATCGAGCGCATCATCGCTCAGCTGCCGGAGATCGCGCGCCTGCTCGCGAACGCGACGCAGGCCGGCCTCGGACTGCCTCGCGCGCTCGGGCTCGCGGCCCAGGAGATCCAGGAGCCGGCGTCCTCCGAGCTGGCGCAGGTCTGCGCGGAGCTGGGCGTCGGGCACGGGGTCGACGGGGCGCTGGCGCACCTGCGCGAGCGCCTGCCGTCCCGCGAGATCGCCGTCCTCAGCCAGACGCTCGTCGTCCAGAACCGCGCTGGAGGTGCGCTCGTGAAAGCGTTGACCACGATCTCTGGCACGCTCGACGAGCGGCGCCAGCTGCGGCGCGAGATCAAGACGGCGACCGTCGGAGCCACGTTCTCCGGCTACGCGGTCATCGTCCTCGCGCTGGCCGCCGTCGTCATGGTCAACGTCCTGTCTCCGGGGGCGCTCGACGCGATGATCGGGACACCTCTCGGCCAGCTCGCGCTGGGTGTCTCGGGGGCGCTGTTCGCCGTCGGGTACGTGATGGTGCGGCGCCTGTCGAAGGTGGCGCTGTGA
- a CDS encoding AAA family ATPase, which translates to MNVKAILVTDDPAVHERTQNLLLESGTMELVRVTSDVDEVAKTVGRVGDVGVVLVDETVRDGQGHALARQLGAMLPLLGLVMLVEEAGPDGLAAAMDVGARSVVARTAPLDELVSRLESVAAWTAAANDAVGRSDQGGHRGRVVAVAGAKGGVGTSVYTLLLSLALARRGAGVVTAVDFDLASGDLAGYLGVSTRKSVVDLAALGDEVSGRSLRETTYPVPGGLRLVPAPDEGEHAEAMSSDTARAIVHALRYESEFAVVDVGSGLDEPRAAVLERADRVVLVLTPDLPALRAARRTLDQWERLAVRKRTDVAIVVNRRTKKDEVTPQVVQRVLGRPVTAVVPDGAALFETAVNAVELVTARTTVHTAVASAALAVVRDPNDVEPPPEVTDQPRRRRPARAARRSERSRRRRGAASPDATTADAESPDSTIPDTTIPDTASRDEGSASDAPEAAAETAPEKAPEETSEKESVTSGSESGQAAVELPFVVLMGLTVFVLCLQAVFWAGGLLAARGAADEGSRHIGIVGMPAEGDDVERARLERLVEARVPSPWDNDVEVDLDGDDVVVTLDSPTVIPGVHLSVDARVGVFEEPS; encoded by the coding sequence ATGAACGTCAAGGCGATCCTCGTCACCGACGACCCCGCAGTCCACGAGCGCACGCAGAACCTGCTGCTCGAGAGCGGCACCATGGAGCTCGTCCGCGTCACGTCGGACGTCGACGAGGTCGCAAAGACGGTAGGCCGCGTCGGTGACGTCGGCGTCGTGCTCGTCGACGAGACCGTCCGCGACGGGCAGGGCCACGCCCTCGCCCGCCAGCTCGGCGCGATGCTGCCGCTGCTCGGGCTCGTCATGCTCGTCGAAGAGGCAGGCCCGGACGGGCTGGCCGCAGCCATGGACGTCGGGGCACGATCCGTCGTCGCCCGCACGGCCCCGCTCGACGAGCTCGTCTCGCGCCTCGAGTCCGTCGCCGCGTGGACCGCAGCAGCGAACGACGCCGTCGGACGCAGCGACCAGGGCGGCCACCGCGGCCGCGTCGTCGCCGTCGCCGGGGCGAAGGGCGGGGTCGGCACGAGCGTCTACACGCTCCTCCTCTCGCTCGCCCTCGCACGCCGCGGCGCCGGCGTCGTCACAGCCGTCGACTTCGACCTCGCCAGCGGCGACCTCGCCGGCTACCTCGGGGTGTCCACCCGCAAGTCCGTCGTCGACCTCGCCGCGCTCGGAGACGAGGTGTCGGGCCGCAGCCTGCGCGAGACGACCTACCCCGTGCCCGGCGGCCTGCGCCTCGTGCCCGCACCCGACGAGGGCGAGCACGCAGAAGCCATGTCCTCCGACACCGCACGCGCCATCGTCCACGCCCTGCGCTACGAGTCCGAGTTCGCCGTCGTCGACGTCGGTTCCGGGCTCGACGAACCACGCGCCGCCGTCCTGGAACGGGCAGACCGGGTCGTGCTCGTCCTCACCCCCGACCTGCCCGCGCTGCGCGCCGCACGCCGCACCCTCGACCAGTGGGAACGGCTCGCCGTGCGCAAGCGCACAGACGTGGCGATCGTCGTCAACCGCCGCACCAAGAAGGACGAGGTCACCCCCCAGGTGGTCCAACGCGTCCTCGGGCGCCCGGTGACCGCGGTGGTACCCGACGGCGCCGCACTCTTCGAGACAGCCGTCAACGCCGTCGAGCTCGTCACCGCCCGCACCACGGTCCACACCGCCGTCGCGTCCGCGGCGCTCGCGGTGGTGCGCGACCCCAACGACGTCGAGCCTCCGCCCGAGGTGACCGACCAACCACGGCGCCGGCGCCCGGCACGGGCAGCCCGTCGCAGCGAGAGGTCCCGACGCCGTCGCGGCGCTGCGAGCCCGGACGCCACGACCGCGGACGCGGAGAGCCCGGACAGCACGATTCCGGACACGACGATTCCGGACACGGCGAGCCGGGACGAGGGATCAGCGTCTGACGCACCCGAGGCGGCAGCCGAGACAGCGCCCGAGAAGGCGCCCGAGGAAACATCCGAGAAGGAGTCCGTGACGTCCGGCAGCGAGTCGGGTCAGGCCGCGGTCGAGCTGCCGTTCGTCGTGCTCATGGGGCTCACCGTGTTCGTCCTGTGCCTGCAGGCCGTCTTCTGGGCCGGCGGGCTCCTCGCCGCGCGCGGTGCCGCAGACGAGGGATCTCGCCACATCGGCATCGTCGGGATGCCCGCCGAGGGCGACGACGTGGAGCGGGCCCGTCTCGAGCGCCTCGTCGAGGCACGGGTTCCGTCGCCGTGGGACAACGACGTCGAGGTCGATCTCGACGGGGACGACGTCGTCGTCACGCTCGACTCGCCCACGGTGATCCCGGGCGTGCACCTCAGCGTGGACGCCCGCGTCGGCGTCTTCGAGGAACCGTCGTGA
- a CDS encoding sensor histidine kinase: MPVEHTWERTTAGVARLLCQLRLAVLLLALAPVVAQGEVLVLVAGVGVAPFSFVPAVTWPRRGAVYARSFAIQGADVLAAAVVTVVLEGSAPVFVYDAATVALWGLATGLRPALLVATGLALVSFTWVRDVGDIPGLVLAGATVVSLVAMAGAGATLGRGLAALARTQEELARARVRRAVVDHRLRTARDLHDTVAGEIAGIRLLVATLDDLLERTSTDARTREVADMLGQAAEAAHEDTRAALCALRTGGETVEPMTRLEPMTRRELVAWLEDWSARTLVAVRPDVDEHYDAVDAARRGAVTMVLRELLENVRRHGGASHVRVLVREDGAGTSRPLLLVVHDDGRGLPGSRASGQLPAAEPGHFGIVGVVERVSEMGGTALWTSEPGAGTLVRVELPTQDENSTPGWHEPAGDRTREKVLDG, from the coding sequence ATGCCGGTGGAGCACACGTGGGAGCGCACGACAGCGGGGGTCGCGCGGCTCCTGTGCCAGCTGCGGCTCGCGGTGCTGCTGCTCGCGCTCGCTCCGGTGGTGGCGCAGGGCGAGGTCCTCGTGCTCGTCGCCGGGGTCGGCGTCGCGCCGTTCTCGTTCGTCCCCGCGGTCACGTGGCCGCGCCGCGGCGCGGTCTATGCGCGCTCGTTCGCGATCCAGGGGGCCGACGTCCTCGCCGCCGCGGTCGTCACGGTGGTGCTCGAGGGCTCCGCGCCCGTGTTCGTCTACGACGCCGCGACCGTCGCGCTCTGGGGCCTGGCCACAGGCCTGCGTCCGGCGCTGCTCGTCGCGACCGGCCTCGCGCTCGTCTCCTTCACCTGGGTGCGGGACGTCGGCGACATCCCTGGGCTCGTCCTCGCGGGCGCGACGGTCGTCTCCCTCGTCGCGATGGCCGGGGCCGGGGCGACGCTCGGACGTGGGCTGGCCGCGCTCGCGCGCACCCAGGAAGAGCTGGCGCGCGCCCGGGTGCGACGAGCGGTCGTCGACCACCGGCTGCGGACGGCACGCGACCTGCACGACACCGTGGCAGGCGAGATCGCGGGCATCCGGCTGCTCGTCGCCACGCTCGACGACCTCCTCGAGCGCACCAGCACCGACGCGCGCACGCGTGAGGTCGCCGACATGCTCGGGCAGGCGGCCGAGGCTGCGCACGAGGACACGCGTGCGGCGCTGTGCGCGCTGCGGACGGGCGGCGAGACCGTCGAGCCCATGACCCGTCTAGAGCCCATGACCCGTCGAGAGCTCGTGGCCTGGCTGGAGGACTGGTCGGCGCGCACGCTCGTGGCCGTTCGCCCGGACGTCGACGAGCACTACGACGCGGTGGATGCTGCGCGGCGTGGTGCGGTGACGATGGTGCTTCGCGAGCTGCTCGAGAACGTGCGTCGGCACGGCGGTGCCTCGCACGTCCGCGTCCTGGTCCGTGAGGACGGTGCAGGAACCTCGCGTCCTCTGCTCCTCGTCGTGCACGACGACGGCCGCGGACTGCCCGGGTCGCGCGCCTCCGGGCAGCTGCCGGCGGCCGAGCCGGGGCACTTCGGGATCGTCGGTGTGGTGGAACGGGTCTCGGAGATGGGCGGCACCGCGCTCTGGACGTCGGAACCAGGCGCCGGGACGCTCGTCCGCGTGGAGCTGCCGACCCAGGACGAGAACAGCACGCCCGGCTGGCACGAGCCGGCCGGGGACCGGACGAGAGAGAAGGTGCTCGATGGGTAG
- a CDS encoding TadE/TadG family type IV pilus assembly protein, giving the protein MREHEQGDQHEQLDEQTSREAGQVALELVGVVTLVVLAAMLCVQGVYVAQVYSTTQAAVRDAARIEAEGEPGRPALDARLPDWIRVERYVVQRNADDVEVQVAVRLPVLGPSVTVGGLLVERSATFPRMDS; this is encoded by the coding sequence GTGAGAGAGCACGAGCAGGGCGACCAGCACGAGCAGCTCGACGAGCAGACCAGCCGGGAGGCCGGTCAGGTCGCGCTCGAGCTCGTCGGCGTCGTCACGCTCGTCGTGCTCGCCGCGATGCTCTGCGTGCAGGGCGTCTACGTCGCCCAGGTCTACTCCACCACCCAGGCCGCGGTGCGGGACGCCGCACGCATCGAGGCTGAGGGCGAGCCAGGGCGTCCAGCGCTCGACGCGCGCCTCCCCGACTGGATCCGCGTCGAGCGGTACGTCGTCCAGCGGAACGCGGACGACGTCGAGGTCCAGGTCGCCGTGCGCCTCCCGGTGCTCGGCCCGTCCGTCACCGTCGGCGGCCTGCTCGTCGAGCGGTCCGCAACCTTCCCGAGGATGGACTCATGA
- the cpaB gene encoding Flp pilus assembly protein CpaB: MNPRQRRGLVLIVLTSIAAVAVFFGIMTYVDDVGSRVGPSVQVLRLTRDVGVYEAITEDMLASVEMPERWVSGATLLADEQDDILGKVASSSFVAGTTVQTGMMVTPPAVEPGYREIAVMVDAETGVAGKVSPGDRVDIIATVGGTDTAPPSSRVWVSNAQVIDVGVARDVDDESDARASFESSSGVPVTFALTTNDALKVAYVESFSVKLRLALRGAGDTSEISEDQWVYTTTEAQG, translated from the coding sequence GTGAATCCCCGACAGCGACGAGGCCTGGTGCTCATCGTCCTGACGAGCATCGCCGCAGTCGCCGTGTTCTTCGGCATCATGACCTACGTCGACGACGTCGGCTCACGGGTCGGCCCGTCCGTCCAGGTCCTGCGCCTCACGCGTGACGTCGGCGTCTACGAGGCCATCACCGAGGACATGCTCGCGTCCGTCGAGATGCCCGAGCGCTGGGTCTCCGGTGCGACGCTCCTCGCCGACGAGCAGGACGACATCCTCGGGAAGGTCGCCAGCTCGAGCTTCGTCGCCGGCACGACCGTCCAGACCGGCATGATGGTCACCCCTCCGGCCGTCGAGCCCGGCTACCGCGAGATCGCCGTCATGGTCGACGCCGAGACCGGCGTCGCCGGGAAGGTCAGCCCAGGCGACCGGGTCGACATCATCGCGACCGTCGGCGGCACCGACACCGCACCGCCCAGCTCGCGCGTGTGGGTGTCCAACGCGCAGGTCATCGACGTCGGTGTCGCCCGCGACGTCGACGACGAGAGCGACGCCCGCGCGAGCTTCGAGAGCTCGAGCGGCGTCCCCGTGACCTTCGCCCTCACGACGAACGACGCGCTCAAGGTCGCGTACGTCGAGAGCTTCTCCGTCAAGCTGCGCCTGGCCCTGCGAGGCGCCGGCGACACGAGCGAGATCTCCGAAGACCAATGGGTCTACACCACGACGGAGGCTCAAGGATGA
- a CDS encoding CpaF family protein: MSLRDRLADGGTRASAPEEPDMVARYRARLLEEINVEEVFRLGTVQRRARLERVLLSVLVSEGPVLSPRERSTLVQRIVDEVLGLGVLEPLLADESITEIMVNGPSEVYVERRGRLERLSVRFASEEHLMQTIDRIVSSVNRRVDESSPMVDARLPTGERVNVVVPPLAVDGACLTIRRFPRPFRMSELVARDSLDPITARLLTACVRGRLNIIVSGGTGTGKTTFLNALSGAIPDDERIVTVEDAAELSLQQPHVVRLESRPPNIEGLGAVTIRDLVRNALRMRPDRIVVGEVRGGETLDMLQAMNTGHEGSIATVHSNTAADALRRLETLATMSELDLPVTTLRDQINSAVDLVVHLSRSVDGARRVAEVCWVASHGREEYVTVPVLQFHADPLGPDRVVTGRFVHMSVPDDLRARLALAGESVVDVVDGTE; this comes from the coding sequence ATGAGCCTGCGCGACCGTCTGGCCGACGGCGGCACCCGGGCCAGCGCGCCCGAAGAACCGGACATGGTCGCCCGCTACCGCGCGCGGCTGCTCGAAGAGATCAACGTCGAAGAGGTCTTCCGGCTCGGGACGGTGCAGCGCCGGGCACGCCTCGAACGGGTCCTGCTCTCGGTGCTCGTCTCCGAGGGACCCGTCCTGTCCCCGCGCGAACGCTCCACCCTCGTGCAGCGCATCGTCGACGAGGTGCTCGGGCTCGGCGTCCTCGAGCCGCTGCTCGCCGACGAGAGCATCACCGAGATCATGGTCAACGGCCCGTCCGAGGTGTACGTCGAGCGGCGCGGGCGCCTCGAGCGCCTCAGCGTGCGCTTCGCGTCCGAAGAGCACCTCATGCAGACGATCGACCGCATCGTGTCGAGCGTCAACCGTCGTGTGGACGAGTCCTCGCCGATGGTCGACGCACGCCTGCCCACGGGCGAGCGTGTCAACGTCGTCGTCCCGCCGCTCGCGGTCGACGGCGCCTGCCTGACGATCCGCCGCTTCCCGCGGCCGTTCCGCATGTCCGAGCTCGTCGCCCGCGACAGCCTCGACCCGATCACCGCCCGGCTGCTCACCGCGTGCGTGCGCGGACGCCTCAACATCATCGTCTCCGGCGGCACCGGCACCGGGAAGACGACGTTCCTCAACGCGCTGTCCGGCGCCATCCCGGACGACGAGCGCATCGTCACCGTCGAGGACGCCGCCGAGCTCTCCCTGCAGCAGCCGCACGTCGTGCGCCTGGAGTCCCGGCCCCCGAACATCGAGGGCCTCGGAGCCGTCACCATCCGTGACCTCGTGCGCAACGCCCTGCGCATGCGCCCCGACCGGATCGTCGTCGGCGAGGTCCGTGGCGGAGAGACGCTCGACATGCTCCAAGCGATGAACACCGGCCACGAGGGCTCCATCGCGACCGTGCACTCCAACACCGCAGCCGACGCCCTGCGCCGCCTCGAGACGCTCGCCACGATGAGCGAGCTCGACCTGCCGGTCACGACCTTGCGCGACCAGATCAACAGCGCCGTCGACCTCGTCGTGCACCTGAGCCGGTCGGTCGACGGTGCCCGCCGCGTCGCCGAGGTCTGCTGGGTGGCCTCCCACGGACGCGAGGAGTACGTGACAGTGCCCGTGCTCCAGTTCCACGCGGACCCGCTCGGACCGGACCGCGTGGTCACCGGCCGGTTCGTCCACATGTCCGTCCCCGACGATCTGCGGGCCCGGCTCGCGCTCGCCGGCGAGTCCGTCGTCGACGTCGTGGACGGCACCGAATGA
- a CDS encoding OmpA family protein gives MHTKRTATVLVLTLLVAGCSAEPERDQVPSPSPSLSPSAGETETVPARTTATFAHGTSTLTVAAHPVAVDGDVAVTTLEVTVPADAEEPVDLGYLLIEDVTERKGARAVRLVDREARTALPVVRDDTVWASDGALTVEPGESLTLHTVHAAPSGEDVDVVLPAVGVVAAVPVVDSTQDDDAALDVDAARDELGGLPTSGGQSYDLRAFTAAYDDQSSVAVEGDDVTLTLTADVLFAADEHVLDPEGTRVVEDVARSIVADGAAGRIVVAGHTDDVDTEEYNQSLSEQRATSVADALRPALSDDQVVETAGYGESRPVAAGTDAAARAANRRVEISFTAAGTASPSVPTAPGASGPPSTDAPTSTDGEPVQVDAGDGSGTYTVGPATVVRTAAGLRGTIEIELVDGHGGAVSALFGEYGRGLSAARGFSAVSTHLGLHELTLLGETERLYPLDYETDSGTRRILGDELLAAGPQAPGDVLTVSVYWPDQGEDVVTIDAPDRFRIVDVPVEDEAR, from the coding sequence GTGCACACGAAGAGGACAGCCACGGTTCTCGTGCTGACGCTGCTCGTGGCGGGCTGCAGCGCAGAGCCCGAGCGCGATCAGGTGCCGTCCCCGTCCCCGTCGCTGTCTCCGAGCGCGGGGGAGACAGAGACCGTGCCCGCGCGCACGACGGCGACCTTCGCACACGGCACGAGCACCCTCACGGTCGCCGCGCACCCCGTGGCGGTCGACGGTGACGTCGCTGTCACGACCCTCGAGGTGACGGTCCCCGCCGACGCCGAGGAGCCCGTCGACCTCGGGTACCTCCTCATCGAGGACGTGACCGAGCGCAAGGGCGCACGAGCCGTCCGGCTCGTCGACCGCGAGGCGCGCACCGCGCTCCCGGTCGTGCGAGACGACACCGTGTGGGCATCGGACGGTGCCCTCACGGTCGAGCCGGGCGAGTCTCTGACCTTGCACACCGTCCACGCCGCGCCCAGCGGTGAGGACGTCGACGTCGTCCTGCCCGCTGTCGGCGTGGTCGCCGCGGTACCGGTCGTCGACTCGACGCAGGACGACGATGCCGCGCTCGACGTCGACGCAGCGCGCGACGAGCTCGGCGGGCTGCCCACGAGCGGCGGCCAGTCCTACGACCTGCGAGCGTTCACCGCCGCCTACGACGACCAGAGCTCGGTCGCCGTCGAAGGAGACGACGTCACCCTCACGCTCACCGCAGACGTGCTCTTCGCCGCCGACGAGCACGTCCTCGACCCTGAGGGCACCCGCGTCGTCGAGGACGTCGCCCGCTCGATCGTCGCCGACGGAGCCGCCGGGAGGATCGTCGTCGCGGGGCACACCGACGACGTCGACACCGAGGAGTACAACCAGTCGCTCTCCGAGCAGCGCGCCACGTCGGTCGCCGACGCCCTGCGCCCCGCCCTGAGCGACGACCAGGTCGTCGAGACCGCCGGGTACGGCGAGTCCCGACCCGTCGCCGCAGGCACGGACGCCGCCGCCCGTGCAGCCAACCGCCGCGTCGAGATTTCCTTCACCGCCGCAGGCACGGCCTCTCCGTCGGTGCCGACCGCACCCGGCGCGAGCGGCCCGCCCTCGACCGACGCACCGACGTCGACCGACGGCGAACCCGTGCAGGTCGACGCCGGCGACGGCTCAGGCACCTACACGGTGGGGCCCGCGACCGTCGTGCGCACCGCAGCAGGCCTGCGCGGCACGATCGAGATCGAGCTCGTCGACGGGCACGGTGGCGCCGTGAGCGCACTGTTCGGCGAGTACGGCCGAGGCCTGTCAGCCGCCCGCGGCTTCTCCGCCGTGAGCACCCACCTCGGCCTCCACGAGCTCACGCTGCTCGGCGAGACCGAGCGCCTGTACCCGCTCGACTACGAGACCGACAGCGGCACCCGGCGCATCCTCGGCGACGAGCTCCTCGCCGCCGGGCCTCAAGCCCCCGGCGACGTCCTCACCGTGAGCGTCTACTGGCCCGACCAAGGAGAAGACGTCGTGACGATCGACGCCCCCGACCGGTTCCGCATCGTCGACGTCCCCGTCGAGGACGAGGCCAGGTGA